One genomic region from Microcystis panniformis FACHB-1757 encodes:
- a CDS encoding DNA-directed RNA polymerase subunit gamma produces the protein MKTPTDQRFDYVKIGLASPERIRQWGERNLPNGQVVGEVTKPETINYRTLKPEMDGLFCEKIFGPSKDWECWCGKYKRVRHRGIVCERCGVEVTESRVRRHRMGFIKLAAPVTHVWYLKGIPSYLSILLDMPLRDVEQIVYFNAYVVLDPGNAGNLSYKQLLSEDQWLEIEEEIYAEDSELVGIEVGIGAEAIQRLLQEINLEEEAERLRTEIVESKGQKRAKLIKRLRVIDNFVATGSQAEWMVLSVIPVIPPDLRPMVQLDGGRFATSDLNDLYRRVINRNNRLSRLQEILAPEIIVRNEKRMLQEAVDALIDNGRRGRTVVGANNRALKSLSDIIEGKQGRFRQNLLGKRVDYSGRSVIVVGPKLKIYQCGLPREMAIELFQPFVIHRLIKLGIVNNIKAAKKMIQRGDANVWHVLDEVITGHPVMLNRAPTLHRLGIQAFEPILVEGRAIQLHPLVCPAFNADFDGDQMAVHIPLSLEAQSEARLLMLACHNILSPATGRPIVAPSQDMVLGCYYLTAENPKAQKGGGRYFASMDDAIRAFDQGLVDLHASVWLRLPVGEKVKTNKPDEEVLETETLPDGSIWKYYRERKTREKDGQIIAQYVRTTVGRIIYNKTILEALVV, from the coding sequence ATGAAGACTCCAACAGATCAAAGATTTGATTACGTCAAAATCGGTTTAGCGTCCCCCGAAAGAATTCGGCAATGGGGAGAAAGAAACCTGCCTAACGGTCAAGTCGTCGGAGAAGTAACCAAACCAGAAACGATCAACTATCGGACTCTCAAACCGGAAATGGATGGGTTATTCTGCGAGAAAATTTTTGGACCCTCGAAGGACTGGGAATGTTGGTGCGGTAAATACAAACGCGTCCGTCACCGGGGAATTGTCTGTGAACGTTGCGGAGTGGAAGTCACCGAGTCGCGGGTACGTCGTCATCGCATGGGTTTTATCAAATTAGCTGCCCCCGTCACCCACGTTTGGTATCTCAAAGGTATTCCCAGCTATCTCAGTATCCTGCTCGATATGCCCCTGCGGGACGTGGAGCAAATCGTCTATTTTAATGCCTATGTGGTTCTCGATCCGGGTAATGCCGGCAATCTTAGTTATAAACAACTCCTCAGCGAAGATCAATGGTTAGAGATCGAAGAGGAAATCTACGCGGAGGATTCGGAATTAGTCGGTATTGAAGTGGGTATCGGGGCCGAGGCTATCCAAAGACTCTTACAGGAAATTAACCTGGAAGAAGAAGCGGAAAGACTGCGGACGGAAATTGTCGAAAGTAAGGGGCAAAAACGGGCAAAATTAATTAAACGTCTCCGGGTAATCGATAACTTTGTCGCCACGGGTTCTCAGGCAGAATGGATGGTTTTAAGCGTAATTCCCGTGATTCCCCCCGATTTACGCCCGATGGTGCAGTTGGACGGCGGCCGTTTTGCCACCTCTGACCTGAACGATCTCTACCGTCGGGTGATTAACCGCAATAACCGTTTATCCCGTCTGCAAGAAATTCTCGCCCCCGAAATTATCGTCCGCAATGAAAAACGGATGTTACAGGAGGCCGTCGATGCTTTAATTGATAACGGTCGTCGCGGTCGCACGGTGGTGGGGGCCAATAATCGCGCCCTGAAGTCTTTATCGGATATTATCGAGGGTAAACAGGGGCGTTTCCGTCAAAATCTCCTCGGTAAACGGGTGGACTATTCGGGACGTTCGGTTATCGTTGTTGGTCCGAAATTGAAGATCTATCAATGCGGTTTACCCCGGGAAATGGCGATCGAATTGTTCCAACCCTTCGTTATCCATCGTTTAATTAAATTAGGCATCGTCAATAATATCAAGGCAGCCAAGAAAATGATCCAACGGGGGGATGCCAATGTTTGGCACGTCTTGGATGAAGTAATCACGGGACACCCGGTGATGTTAAACCGCGCCCCTACCCTGCACCGTTTGGGCATTCAAGCGTTTGAACCGATACTGGTGGAGGGCCGGGCGATTCAGTTACATCCCCTCGTCTGTCCCGCTTTTAACGCTGACTTTGACGGGGACCAAATGGCCGTACATATTCCCCTCTCCCTGGAGGCACAATCGGAAGCGCGCTTGTTGATGTTGGCCTGTCATAATATTCTCTCACCGGCGACCGGTCGCCCGATTGTTGCCCCTTCTCAGGATATGGTTTTGGGTTGTTATTATCTCACGGCCGAAAATCCCAAGGCCCAAAAGGGTGGAGGTCGTTATTTCGCCAGCATGGATGACGCTATTCGCGCTTTTGATCAGGGATTGGTAGATCTGCACGCTTCCGTGTGGTTGCGTTTACCGGTGGGAGAAAAGGTGAAAACCAATAAACCCGATGAGGAAGTCCTGGAAACGGAAACTCTCCCCGATGGCAGCATCTGGAAATATTATCGGGAACGCAAAACCCGCGAGAAGGATGGTCAGATAATTGCTCAGTATGTGCGTACTACAGTAGGGCGAATTATCTACAATAAGACGATTCTAGAAGCTTTGGTGGTCTAG
- a CDS encoding RidA family protein: MSSFLTILPMNNQVIRTHKAPAPVGPYNQAIAATGPFLFVAGQIPLDPVTGEIVSGEISAQTEQVMANLEGILTAAGANWSNVVKTTVFLSDLANFGAMNQVYARYFPPETAPARACVEVARLPKDVLVEIECIAALA, translated from the coding sequence ATGTCATCTTTTTTAACTATCCTGCCCATGAATAATCAGGTCATCCGTACTCATAAAGCTCCAGCCCCTGTGGGTCCCTATAATCAAGCGATCGCCGCTACTGGTCCTTTTCTCTTTGTTGCGGGACAAATTCCCCTAGATCCCGTCACGGGTGAAATCGTCTCCGGGGAAATTAGCGCCCAAACCGAACAAGTTATGGCCAATCTAGAGGGCATTTTAACCGCTGCCGGGGCTAATTGGTCAAATGTGGTGAAAACTACCGTCTTTCTCTCGGATTTAGCCAATTTCGGGGCGATGAATCAAGTTTATGCCCGTTATTTCCCCCCGGAAACTGCCCCGGCCCGGGCCTGTGTGGAGGTGGCCCGTCTTCCCAAAGATGTGCTAGTGGAAATAGAATGTATTGCCGCTTTAGCCTAA